CGCGCCCGCTCAGCGTCCATTCTTTTATTTCATACATCTGCCAGTTAGACGCAGAAACGTTAAAGGTCTTATCGCCCTCTGGCCAGTCATATTGTAAAAAGCCCTGCGCGTTCAGGGCGGTTGTCAGTAAGCAAATCAGTAAAAAATGCTTTATCTTCATTCACAAAATCCTTTTTACATCAATGCAATCAGATCTCGCACAGCCTGTTCAAATCCAATAGCCAGACTTTTGGAAAAGAGCGGTTTGCCGACGATGATGTCTTCTATGTTTTCCATTTTGGTAATATCGCGGATATTATCATAGCCGATGCCTCCGCTGATATTAACGCCCATGCCCAGTTTATTGGCCGCCAGAGAAAGATTATCCAGCTCTTGCAGCAAAGCAATTTCGGAATCCATGTCCTCCGCATTGGCCAGTCCGGTGGCATCCAGCTCAACATAGTCAAATTCCAGCTTGCCGGCCAGCTTTACCTGTTCCACCTGCGGTTCAATCAGCACCGAACTCAAAATACCGTTGGTGCGTAATTCGATGATAAAATCCTGCAATTGGGTGGGATACATGTCCACATTCAGAGGATGCGGCGCAATATCATGCAGTTCGCCCGGCGCGACAAAAGTAACCATATCGGGTTTAATGCGCAGCAGTTTGCGCACATTTTCTTCGGTCAGGTTGCAGCGGATGTTTAAATAGGTTTTGACGATATGCTTTAAAAGAACAATATCCGTCTCTTTTACGGTTTTTTGATTATCGTGCAAATAAGCGACAATGCTTTCAGCGCCGCCCAGTTCTGCCAGAACCACGGCCTGAATGGGATCGGGATATTTGTCATTGAAGCTGTTTCGTACAAAAGCGATCGGGTCAATATCCACCGCTAATCGATGCATGTTGTTTCCTCCTGTAAGCGTTTAGAACGACGACAAATCTTCCCAGCGGATGATGCGCCAGATGCCGGTGGTGTCGTTCGCCGAAAATAATTTTTTCTTGAAAACAAAAAGCGCTTCCCCGCGGATGGTCGGAATTTCACGTCCGCCGTCAATCACTAAACTAAAAACTTTTTTGATTTCTTTCAATGTTCTTTCTTCGTTCAAATAGCGGGCGTAAACCGTGCCCTCCCACGTCAGGTTTAGCGTCTGAAAATGGCGGAAGAGCCCCACCGTGGTTTTGATGTCCACATCGCGCCCCCACGTTAAATCGGTAATGGGTTCGGTGGCAAAGTTCTTGGAAATGAACAGAAAACTGCTGTCTAACAGATCGGCGTAAACCAGTGAATCCTTAAAGTTGTAAGCATATTTAAAATTGATTAACACATCCTCCGGCGTCTTTTGATCGGTAACAATTAAGGCGGCGCCTTCAAAATCGTGCTTTAATCCCGGTGCGAATGGATTTTCGCAGGAAAACACAAAAAGCAACGCTCCGATAACCAAAGCTAAAAAAATGCCTGCCTGTTTCATTTTTATAGCGCCTTTTTGCGGTAATACAGTTTTAAAGCGGTCCATGTTCCATCGTAATTCTGGTTAAGAGCGTTATCCTGCCAGAAATAGATGTACCACACCTCCGGCGGAGTTCTGGATTTAAATAAGCGAAATTGCAACAGCCCGCTGTAGGTTTTGCTGGAATCCGGCGAAAAAGATATCCTGAGGTTGTACTTTACACTGCCGCTTTCCAGCGAATCGTTCACTGATGTGGGCGTAATAGGATTTAAAGGAATTTCGTTGCCCTCAGCCAGAATCAGGTCAAGCTTTGGATAGCCGCTAAGTTGAGACTGCACAAGCTGCGTAAAGTAATTCTGTTCATCGTTCAAGGTCCAGGGCTGACGGGCAAATTCATTGGCAAAATGCTGCTCCGGAATAAACAAAAAGGAATGGGGCTGCCCTTCCAGCGTTTGGGGGATAAAGCATTTCATGTACTCGGCAATGTTTTTATCTTGCAGCGCTTTTTTCAGATTGACAAACACCAGTTCAGGATTAACCGCCGGATCGTAGGTGCCGTTTTGCCCGGGAGAAAAATTCTCCGGAGCTTCTACCTGCCCTTCGCGCGTGGTAAAAGGATTGGTACAGGTCAGCAATATTCCGCCGATCAGCAAAATTAAATATTTATTAATGATTTGTAACATTTGCCTTTATCTTCTTTCTAATTAATTGAAAAAAATAAGGATAAAATACTGTAAAATCAAATTGAGGTGCGCTTTAAAGCCCGCACCTCGGGTTGAACTTTTAGTAAAGAAATATTATCTTGTGAGGTACAAAATCTCGCTAAATGATCCGGTAAGATCACAATAAACAGCGCAACGCAACTAAATGGAGGGCCGGAAGTGGACGTAAAAAAACGAATTCAGCAATTACGGGAGTTAATCAATAAATACGATTACGAGTACTATGTTTTAGCCCAGCCTTCCATTAGCGATTACGAATACGATCAGTTAATGAAAGAATTAGAAGCGCTGGAAAAAGCGCATCCGGAGTTGATTACGCCCGATTCTCCCACGCAGCGCGTCAGCGGCCAGCCGGTTAAAGAGTTCCCCACCGTTCCGCATCGCAAACCCATGCTTTCGCTGGCCAATACCTACAGTGAAATGGAGTTCCGCGATTTTGACCAGCGCGTTCGGCAGGCCCTGCCCGGCGAACGGGTGGAGTATGTGTGCGAATTGAAAATCGACGGTGTGGCCATCAGCCTGCACTACCGCGACGGCCGTTTCGAAAGGGGCATTACGCGCGGCGACGGGGTTCAGGGCGACGACATCACCGCCAATTTACGCACCATTCGTTCCATTCCGCTGGTCGTACGCCGCACTGAAAAAGTGCCGGAGTTTTTCGAAGTGCGCGGCGAAATTTACATGTCTAAAGAGGCTTTTAACAAGCTGAACAAAGAGCGCGAGGCGCAGGGCGAAGCGCTTTTTGCCAATCCGCGCAACGCCGCGGCAGGCTCCTTAAAATTGCAGGATGCGCGCCTTGTTGCGCAACGCGGGCTTCACCTTTTTGCTTACTACATCGATTCAGACACGGCCGGCTTTGTTAAAGACACGCATTTTGAAAACCTGAAACTGCTTCAAACTCTGGGTTTTCCGGTTAATCCACACTTTCGTCTTTGTAAAACACTGGCAGAAGTGTTCGATTTTGTCAAAGAGTGGGAAGCCAAAAGAGAGAGTTTGCCGTACGAAATCGACGGCGTTGTGGTAAAGGTAAACAGCCTGGAGCAGCAGGAGCGGCTGGGCGCCACGGCTAAAAGTCCGCGCTGGGCCATTGCCTTTAAATTTAAGGCGCAACAGGCCGAAACCCTGCTGGAAAAGATCACCTGGCAGGTGGGGCGCACGGGAATCGTTACGCCGGTGGCCGAATTAAAACCGGTGCAGCTGGCCGGAACCACCGTTTCGCGCGCCACTCTGCACAATGTGGACGAAATCAGGCGTAAGGACATCCGCGAAAGAGACTGGGTTTTCATTGAAAAAGGCGGAGATATCATTCCTAAAGTGGTTGGCGTCAATCTAAAAAAACGACCGAAAGATTCAAAACCACCGGCCATTCCTGAAAAATGTCCGGTCTGCGGAACGAAACTGGTGCAACTGGAAGGCGAAGTGGCCATCCGCTGCCCCAACATCTCCTGCCCGGCGCAAATTAAACGCAGCATCGAACACTTTGCCAGTCGCGGCGCCATGGACATCGAGGGGCTGGGAACCGCCCTGGTAGAAACCCTGGTGGACAAGGGGCTAATCAAGGACATTGCCGATATCTACCGCCTTAAAAAAGAGGACGTGGCCGGGCTGGAACGCATGGGCGAAAAAAGCGCACAAAACTTGATGGAAGCCATCGAAAAGAGCAAGCAGCAACCGCTGAACCGCCTCATTTTTGCGCTCGGCATCCCTTACATTGGCGCCACGGCCGCCGCCCTTTTAGCCAGACATTTCAAATCGTTGGACGCCTTACAAAATGCCACAAGAGAAGAGCTGGAACAGATTGACGGAATCGGCGAAAAGATGGCCGAAAGCATTGTGCGCTACTTTAGCAACGAACAGAATCGCCGTATTCTTGATCGCCTGAAAGAAGCCGGCGTTAAAACAGAAATCGACGAGGAAGCTACAGAAAGCGAGTCGCAGCTTTTACAGGGTAAAACGTTTGTACTGACCGGCGCTCTGCCCCATCTTAAACGGGAAGAAGCCAGAGCGCTGATCGAAAAGCACGGCGGCAAGGTAAGCTCCTCGGTTTCCAGAAAGACCAGCTACGTGCTGGCCGGTCAGGATCCCGGATCTAAACTGAAAAAAGCTAAAGAGCTGGGTATTGAGATCATCGACGAAGAAACTTTTTTAAAGATGCTTAATTCCTGAAAAACCGTTGACGGGCTTTTTAAGGCTATTTTTTGCGCTAAAAAACGGCCTTAAACGATCACTTTTATTTGTAATCTTATTTTTTATTGCTTACCTTTAACTCAGTTAATTCGTCGGGACAGGCCGGCTTGACCTTCAGGATGATTACATTCTTTTGCGTCAAACCAATCTTGCCCTTAGAACGGATTTTTTAGTTAATTTTATTTTTATCAATTTCAAGGAGTTTTACAGTGAACATCTACGTAGGGAACATTCCCAAAAGCACCGATGAACAAACCATTCGTGATTTGTTCGAAGAGTATGGAAGTGTATCGGAAGTTAAATTACTTCGTGATCGGTACACCGGTGAGTTACGTGGTTTCGGTTTCGTGACTATGGAGTCGGACGACGAGGCTCAAAACGCCATTGACAACATCAACAACACAGATTTAGGCGGTCGTACGCTGGTTGTCAACAAAGCACGTCCACGTACAGAGCGGCCGAACCGTGGTGGTTACGGGAATAGAAACAACAATCAACGTTCCTGGTAAAAAAAGAAATCGAAATTAATCAGGCCCCGCACCAGCGGGGCTTTTTTATTTAAATAAAGCGGGATTATCAGTTAAACTTTGCCGCTTTCTGCGCCATATCCTTTCCATCTTCCTGCATTTGCCCATTGCAACTTGATGATTTTATTAATAAACTACTTAAAACGTGTTACACCGGAGAATTTTCAGTCATGGAAAAAATCCCCAATTTTCCATTGGACCCTTCGCTCAAAAATCTTCAGATGGGTTATCGTTTTGACGATCGGTTCGAAATAAGCGGAAAGCCGGTGCGCCGAAGCCACTGCTTTGCTTTTAAGGTAAACGATCTTCAGGAAAATCAGCCCAAAGTCGTTTTACTTTTTCCCCAGCGCATTAAAAGAGACCCGGAGGCTCTCCGTTACCTGACAGAGCAAATTCTGGTTTTAACGGCTCTGGATCATGCGCAGATTGCCCGAATTTACGGCATACATACCAACGGACCGCTTGGCTACATCGAAACGGAGTACGTGGCGGGCAACACCTTAAAGACGCTCAAACTAAAAAAAGAGCAGCAACGCTTTAACGAAGAAGAAGTGCGCTGGATTGCCGGGCAAACCCTGGACGCCCTGGAATACGCTCACAACCTGAATATTTTGCATCGCGATTTAAAACCGGCCAACATCATTTTAACGGCCGAACAAAAAATTCACCTGATCGACTTTGGCCTTTCGGAACCAGTGCGCCAGGCCATGAATCTGGTGCAGGACGCCACCGCTTCCACCATCATTTTGTACTGGTCGCCGGAACAGGTACAGGGCAAAGCGCTGACCGTTCAATCCGATCTTTACACACTGGGCGCCGTGATGTACGATTTACTGAACGGCAAGCCGCCTTTTTTTACCGGCGATGTTTACAACAATATCCTTTACAAGGAACCGGAACCCATTGCCCACTGCTCCGGTTTTATGAACGATGTATTGCTCAAAGCGCTGGCTAAAAAACCGGAAGAACGTTTTCAGAATTGCCAGGAGATGCGCCAGGCTCTGGAAAAAACGGGTATTTCGTACTTTTCCAGTTCCTTAAAAATGGAAGATAAAGCGCCGCCTGCCAGAGAGAAAAAGAAAAAAACCGGCCGCGGATTAAGAACGCTTTTAAAGCCGCAAATCCGTTACGGCCTGATGAGCGCTCTTTTGATCGTCTTATTAACCGTGATGATATCGCGGCTACAGTTCGGCACACACGATGCGCCGCAGGCCGATTCGTCCGCGGTTGACCGGCAAACGGGACGGCCGGACAGTTTTCAGGTTAAAATGCTCAACGCCCTGCTGGATCAGGCCCAGGAAAAAATTGCGCGCAAGCAAATTCTCTCTCCTCCGCAAAACAACGCCATGTTTTTGCTGCAACAGGCGCAAAAAATCGATCCGCACAACCACCGGCTGAAATCCCTGCAAAACGAAGTCAAATCGGCTCTGCGCCAGCAGGTCTATTTGCTTTCCACCAGCGGTCGGCAGGTTCAGGGCCTTGAACTTTTAAACAATGCCCTGAAATTTTTCCCGGACGACTCCCTGATGCTGCGACTTAAAAACGAGCTC
This sequence is a window from Caldithrix abyssi DSM 13497. Protein-coding genes within it:
- a CDS encoding RNA recognition motif domain-containing protein, translated to MNIYVGNIPKSTDEQTIRDLFEEYGSVSEVKLLRDRYTGELRGFGFVTMESDDEAQNAIDNINNTDLGGRTLVVNKARPRTERPNRGGYGNRNNNQRSW
- the ligA gene encoding NAD-dependent DNA ligase LigA gives rise to the protein MDVKKRIQQLRELINKYDYEYYVLAQPSISDYEYDQLMKELEALEKAHPELITPDSPTQRVSGQPVKEFPTVPHRKPMLSLANTYSEMEFRDFDQRVRQALPGERVEYVCELKIDGVAISLHYRDGRFERGITRGDGVQGDDITANLRTIRSIPLVVRRTEKVPEFFEVRGEIYMSKEAFNKLNKEREAQGEALFANPRNAAAGSLKLQDARLVAQRGLHLFAYYIDSDTAGFVKDTHFENLKLLQTLGFPVNPHFRLCKTLAEVFDFVKEWEAKRESLPYEIDGVVVKVNSLEQQERLGATAKSPRWAIAFKFKAQQAETLLEKITWQVGRTGIVTPVAELKPVQLAGTTVSRATLHNVDEIRRKDIRERDWVFIEKGGDIIPKVVGVNLKKRPKDSKPPAIPEKCPVCGTKLVQLEGEVAIRCPNISCPAQIKRSIEHFASRGAMDIEGLGTALVETLVDKGLIKDIADIYRLKKEDVAGLERMGEKSAQNLMEAIEKSKQQPLNRLIFALGIPYIGATAAALLARHFKSLDALQNATREELEQIDGIGEKMAESIVRYFSNEQNRRILDRLKEAGVKTEIDEEATESESQLLQGKTFVLTGALPHLKREEARALIEKHGGKVSSSVSRKTSYVLAGQDPGSKLKKAKELGIEIIDEETFLKMLNS
- a CDS encoding pyridoxine 5'-phosphate synthase encodes the protein MHRLAVDIDPIAFVRNSFNDKYPDPIQAVVLAELGGAESIVAYLHDNQKTVKETDIVLLKHIVKTYLNIRCNLTEENVRKLLRIKPDMVTFVAPGELHDIAPHPLNVDMYPTQLQDFIIELRTNGILSSVLIEPQVEQVKLAGKLEFDYVELDATGLANAEDMDSEIALLQELDNLSLAANKLGMGVNISGGIGYDNIRDITKMENIEDIIVGKPLFSKSLAIGFEQAVRDLIALM
- a CDS encoding protein kinase domain-containing protein, whose amino-acid sequence is MEKIPNFPLDPSLKNLQMGYRFDDRFEISGKPVRRSHCFAFKVNDLQENQPKVVLLFPQRIKRDPEALRYLTEQILVLTALDHAQIARIYGIHTNGPLGYIETEYVAGNTLKTLKLKKEQQRFNEEEVRWIAGQTLDALEYAHNLNILHRDLKPANIILTAEQKIHLIDFGLSEPVRQAMNLVQDATASTIILYWSPEQVQGKALTVQSDLYTLGAVMYDLLNGKPPFFTGDVYNNILYKEPEPIAHCSGFMNDVLLKALAKKPEERFQNCQEMRQALEKTGISYFSSSLKMEDKAPPAREKKKKTGRGLRTLLKPQIRYGLMSALLIVLLTVMISRLQFGTHDAPQADSSAVDRQTGRPDSFQVKMLNALLDQAQEKIARKQILSPPQNNAMFLLQQAQKIDPHNHRLKSLQNEVKSALRQQVYLLSTSGRQVQGLELLNNALKFFPDDSLMLRLKNELFGQLPRQMPLKVEILNGAGVSGIAHRLSRFLQNRGVVVVNTENFRTDGRVNWNVPNSFIKGNLPENEAVKKLEELLGLNYRQEASFKGQNPAARISIVLGKDYQTLKPFRK